Below is a genomic region from Cotesia glomerata isolate CgM1 linkage group LG5, MPM_Cglom_v2.3, whole genome shotgun sequence.
tactaaaattttaataaatatttgagtaattattttatttcagaatacgtttaaatattattcaccGTGAATATCTTATTGAGTGGGCGGAAAGGGATTATGTAGCTGAAAAAAAAGCTGCTTGCAAAGAATttgaagacaaaaaaatagacctcaaagaaaatttattgactGATATGgaggaaaagaaaaaaatgattgaatcTGATCGACAAACAATGGAACTAACCGGTGATTCTACAGAGGTAGATAAAAAGATTTTCTCATAAACCgcgaaaattatgaaatttatagACTTACAATTTACTTCATTAAATAGAAGGCATCctttatcataattatgatACCAATTTTATTGCCAATTACccactaataaaatatttaaaattcatatttaatcttactactattaaaattttgaatatttaattttttttaaaacgattattcgttaaaaaaaagtagatattttaaatcagagtaaattttaaagaaactaAAATCAATTTCCAGTAAAAGGATTATTGTAAGATTAGTATATTACTGATAATAGGCaacaataattcaataatgaaaatttgtattaGATAAAACCAGTGATGACAAGAAAATTACGTCGAAGACCAAATGATCCAGTTCCAGAAAAAGTTGAGAAACGTCGTAAACCACCTCCAGctcaattgaattatttgcttgatgaaaaagaaatagaaaatgatCTCAAAGCAATAAGCCGAGGAAAAGTAACTCCAACAGTCCGAAAACAAGGTACCTAAATGCATTTTGTTTGtctaatagttataaataaaaaaaaaataacaaagtgtgggttaataattatttcagtgGTAATACCACACTTCATCAATCCTGTAAATATTTCTACTTCTCATGTACCACCTTCTACAGAAGCAAATTTAGTTGAAACGCGAATTGAAGATGGAAAACTTTGGTATGAAAGAAGATGGTACCACAGAGGACAACCAGTTTACGTTGAGGGTATGGAAATGTCAAGGTTCGGTGCAAATATAGCAGCCATTGGAACAGAAGTCGTAAgtattattgatattgttatatattatagtatctactttatttattcaccataaatatttattattaaaaatatagatttgGGTTAAGAAAGTATCTGATGGTACCAAAGTGCGTATTTGTATATCACAATTAAGCCGTGGAAGAGTATCATTAAAACGCCGGGCATCTTAACAGTCACAGCCGCGGATCGTCCTCAGACTGGCAAGATCCCGTGGCTCATCCTCGAGCGGTACATCGTcagatttttatttacgtCTTCCATCGACGTGTGATGATGCTTCAACTTAACAACACTTGTTTTTTGCCACCAATAAAACCATACTCGTTGATGATATTGCAAGGCCATGTAGATCCAagcaaaatatgaaaatacaaCTAGTATCATCATAGCAACAAGTGAATAAGTTGTCCATCTTGCAGGCGGGAAGTTGTCATAGTTATTTGTCGAATAAAAATCCGCGGCGACAATACATACGTAAGTTGAGCCTAATGTCAGTGGAGTGGCGATCATGCAACGTATTAAATCAACACGTATATTACGTACAAATAATTGTTGTTCCTCTTGTTTTGTGCACATCCATATTATTATGGAGTGTAATGCACTGTAACGTGGTGTGCGTTCTATATCAAATTGATAACCACACAACTCACAACTATTTCTGTTACTCTCCTCCAACCAGCGTTCTAAACAAGATAAATGGATTGCTCCCATCGTACCCTAAAAAGTCATTTATTACTtgtaattattgttactatgtaaaataaatattttttttttgtttaaactatcactttaataattcattaatatatatttataaacaaataaatataaaatagaaaaaaaaataataattttgttctccTTCAGTTACCTTACATCGACATGGATAAATAATAGGTAATAGAGTTAAGTCATAGCAAATACGACAAGATTTTTCTTCAAGTGAATTATCGTCAATGCTTATTGATACGCattgattgattttttcaattttattttctaaattatttgataCTTTATCTACTATACAGTCGAGTGTAATTGATATTGTGTCTTCCATAATATTAATTCCTactaaataaacaataagtgaaatttattcctttaaatatttgaaaaaataatattaacatttgatgtttaaaaattttaactatggTTATAtgtcaattaataaaactgaaaagaaaaaaaaaacaacagaattaatgtaaaactttttaatttatatgcaagtacattataaaattttgaggaaagaaaaaaaaacattttagtaATCAATTGATGCATTATTTAggtacttaaaataaaaaatggattcATTCAGCCATCATGTCAACACTGAGACAATCTTCACCCATATTACTGGGTGAAGTTTCAAGTTCACCGATTTCATTAGACTCGCTGTCCAAAGACGGGTCGTTGCTAAACATTTCGGTAGGGACAGTTGGTGGTGCTTTTTCAGGCACCAATTCCAGGTACGTCTGACGCGACTCTAAATGTCGCTCTACTTCTTCAGGTGTCATATGACCATCGGAAATCATTGATACCATTGACATAACATTATTAGAGTTGGTTTGAACAGATGGGTTATTCTGAGGTTTTAAAGCTGATTTTGGAGTtggttttttctttttagttgTACTTGAAGGTTTTACTGGCGATAGGCCATGTGGAGtgtgattattaaaatttatttctactttcttttttttatttaacgttTCTAATCGTGACATGTCATCATCTGACGATTCGGTTTCATCACTTTCACTAAAAGATGCATCTACCTTTTCATATTGGAGTAAGCGATCAAGTAAAAAACTCTTGTCACGATTCACTTTTAATAACTTACGTTGGGTCGACCTCAAGGCTTCTTGAAAACATTCATTTTCCTGTAATAcataaacataattattacttattacatATTTAGTAACAATTGTTTCCGATTGTAacagaaaataaatcaatgacAATAAACTTAcataaattagaaatttaagttttcgTTTTAAATTACGGTATTGATCTTTATAATTCGGTACTTCTTCTTCGGGACTATCCTCTTCATCATCCTCGGCTTCTGCATTGTTGTTTGCAATTGACCGGCAATACCATCCTTCCAACATTGATCATCTGTgtctaaatataaataataatttaatcaagtattcaaaatttcgacaTGTGGATTTTATTAGATTTCCCCgacagtatttatttattatgctgataaataatgacattatttataaaaatgtttataatcgAATAATCACATTGAatgtaaacataaatattaaatcaaatcatacttgaaatatatatcatgattaaaggaattttatatatctgttaattattgaatacaTAACTACTTACATCTCGAttccaaaagttttttttaactctgtAAATATTTGCGTTGATTGATTATTGTGAGAATAAATCAACTCACGGTCACTATTATGAGTAGCTTCCATATCGTATCGTTCAATTTAGATCGATTGTGAGATAACTTCacgtttattaaaatttatatatagtgCCATCTGTGTTATAAGCTCATACCTCATTTTGTCTCTCATATCCCGATGTTATGTCCTCCTCCTGGTGGACAACGatagaaatctttatttaaatttaaagttaccgACGTGGTCTTTGATTCGCCCGGGAATATTGAAATACTCAACTTTATCAACGGGAACTTGTAGGATGAggaaaatgatataaaatgaatataaattaaataaataactagaatttgaatttgcgcgcgcctgactatagcatttgcatatattttcatgcttatgatatattcgaccaatcacgttacgaatagtttgcttacatgatatattttcatatttttcatctaaattataaaagtggATTGAACGGAATTAAGTTAACTGAATCGAAGTATATATTCAAAAGACTTTACACAAAATTAGAAACGAGCCGATGAAGGTGCTTTTTCATGCTGACGCTTGACGCTAGTTTCTAGCGTAAAATTTGGTCACGTGATGAGAATTTAACACTGCgccatctaaaaaaaattgtagcgAAAAATTTCAGCGTTTCGCGTCAAATTCAAGCGAAAAATAAAACGTTAGTATCGAAAGTCGATTTATCGATACAACCACTACACTTTATAGGTTAGGTATGTGATTGTGAGTAATAAACATTCCAATACTTAGTTACAAGCTTAGTGACCTCGTCacaatcattaataaataaattatccttGTGAATAcatttatctataaaattatgtcTAGTGAATATGACTATCAAATGTGGATTTACaagtgtcaaaaaattattcgacaAGCGCAAATAAACAGGCTTCGACGCAATAGGATTCTACTTACGATATCgctattcaaaaaaaaaaaaaaaataaatataaaaagaaaagatTTAGGGTACATCCGTTGTATAAATTACGACGAGAACACGGATTTTTTGAAGCAGTATTTCTAACACTCTTCATTCCCtgaaaaattcgaaaattacATTCGTATGTCTGCCTCTCAGTTTGAAGAATTGCTGTGCTTAATTGGTCCAcatataactaaaaaaaacgtTGTGAGAGAACCAATTTCAGCTACCGCTCGACTTGTTATGACTCTGCGGTAAGATCGCGTAaactttgttattattatttagtatcGTGGAgtaaaataatactaattataaaaaatacttttagaTAATTGGCGACAGGAGATTGTATGACATCTATATCATATCATTATCTCGTTGGTGTGACATCAACCGCAAATATCATTGCTGAAACTTGTCAAGTTATATGGGATTGTCTTCAGCCGAAGGTGTTACCTTACCCTTTAACAACCCGTGACTGGTTAAAAATTGCAGgtgattttgataaaaattggcAATTTCCTCATTGCATTGGAGCTATTGATGGGAAACACATACAAATACaggtatataaaattataaacatcgatgtcaatttttacaataaactattttcataattattatcatcataattTCAGTGTCCTGACAATGCTGGCTCgctatattttaattacaaaaaaacacacagTATTGTACTGCTGGGAATATGCGACgcaaattattcatttttattcgttGATATTGGTGCATATGGCCGACGTAGTGATGGTGGCATTTTTCGTGACTCTCCAATGggtcaaaaatttgaaaaacatgAAATGAATGTACCGGACGCAGAGTTGCTCAAAGTTGATGGTATGCCTTTACCATATGTGCTTGTTGGTGATGAGGCTTTTCAACTAACTGATTATCTACTCCGACCGTACCCTGGTAGAGGTGGTCTTAATAAAGATAAAACTATCTTCAATTATCGTCTCAGTCGTGCTCGACGAACAATTGAAAATTCCTTCGGTTTACTCGTAAGTTTGTGGAGAATCTTGAAGAAGCCCATAGAAGCTACAGTGGACAATACAACTCATATAGTGAAAGCAATTATTTGTCTTCACAATTGGCTTCGCAAACGAGATGaagataataattacataCAAGAAAATATGGTAGATTGCCATGGAGAAAATGGTTTTGTTCCGGGACTCTGGAGAGATGAAGTTGGAAATCATTCAGCACTCCAAGATGCAAGAATTCATGGGAATAATTTTAGTTCTCGAGCCGCAGTAACTATTCGCAATGAATTTTGTGACTATTTTAATGCAGAAGGAGCTGTTCCTTGGCAGTATGATTGAACATTGAAATAACTTTctttaatatcatttattccaagaaagaaaaaaaataaatacaatgtaaataaaaaaaaaaaaacatagcATAAGCAATTACACTTTTTCCAAATTATTCTGTTAATAATTGATCAATTGTACATTATTTCCAagtaattgtaaatattacaaaaatatagctatgtatttttaaacttgaaattttaattgtaaaaattatttttaaatataatttactttttcattGCAAGACATACATCAAAGTTTTTCATTTAGGTATGAAATTACTACATAATTTAAATGTGTATGGTTTTATATTCTTGCACTGtgaatttgaaataataataccaATAACAATCATACGGCTTAACTGGGTCGGAATCGtcacaattttttgtaaaaataatattacataataaaagttataattgGATTAAActcgtttttttcttctttattattgGTCACTTCCGTGTACTcattctttctttttttacaaagtatgcaataaaaaatactgaacACATATATTGGTGAtatggtttaatttaatattaatagtaaatgtAACTTATAGTATTGCgtttttttccttaatctaattatttattttcatctcGTAATCTTAAAAGATCTTATTGATTGTGCTTGACAGCTTCATAAACGATGTCTGGCAATTGTTTTAAAAGATCTGTTTGTACTGGTTGTGGTAACTGGCGTATTTGATTGCCTAATCCAATAAGAAATGCGCCAACAGTATCAATTTTTGGCGGTTCCGGTAGCATTGTAGGCAAATTTTCACGGCACAAAGCATCGGCTATACGACTCAAGGTGCTTGCAGAATCAATCACATCGTCTTTATTAGATCTTCGACGCTTTCTACTGTTACTCGCGATTCCTGAAATAgacaacaattaattaatttttatatcaccGAAACGAACATACTTGTAACAAAAAACGTATCCTcattatattgatattgatttattaaatattgcgTTAATCTTGAAGACACAAGCTGAAAGCCTCAAgtcaaaattttcgaaatgAATTTCCTCAATACATTCATgtgtcatatatacataccGTTAGCTTGGCTCCCTCCAGGATCTTCTTCAAATGCTTCACTCAAACTGTCATCGACTGATGAATCCAAGTCAGCACATCCTTCAACAACACTTTCCCTCGTTATATTACTGATTGTGCTGcaagataaaaaaagaaatcattGACCATCACACCCCtcaatgaatataaattaatttacagaGTTGAGATGTTCAattctttttcaaatttaatatcaaacaACTTACTCTTTTGATAAACAATAATCACGGAGAAACTCGCAGCAATGGTAAAATTTCCAGGGGTCTCCAGGAGGTACTGCAGCTGAACCACTAGCGCGATGTTCTGCATGAATAAGTTTACGGTAGGTGTCAcgtaaacttttaaatttttttttagcttcgGTAGCACTTAATTTTCCTGGTGAaacaaattgttattaataaaatttttattttatacttcattttaattaatattagcaTTTCATTTTGATAGAATAGACGCTATAAAAGATACAATCATTCATTTTTACCATTCAATCCTGCAGAAACTTCTTCCCAAAGCGTAGCTGTTATTTCTCGTGTTCTTTCCGCTAGTGGAATATTAAAATTCCACAAAGGAATTCTATTTTGTAcctcaataattaaatgttcGATCTCCTCgtcacttaattttttttgacttgtTTTCGATGCTGCCGTATTACGTCGCTTTGTTGATTTTTGAGTTGCTGGTGGAGATTTAACTGGAATAAATTACAGAACATATTTACTCATacatagatagatagatagatagatagataataaactttattgacCCTAGAGCCTTAGCTCCCTCAGGACCATcataattatacattataatCAGTGTAAAATACAGAGCatgtaattacataaattgaaaataataaaataaaaacatattataatgaaataataacgtgaattataaattataaattataatcgtGGTAGATATAAGACAAGTTGCCAGAAAACCTGGTAATAGCACAGTTAAGCAAAACTAATATCATTCAATATCACTCAAGGCACAGCAGCATACAATAATGACAATCAAAGCtcaatatcataaattaatacttttgcaaataataattatagtacGCACTACGGAACAGTTCATAATTTTCAGCTTTAGTTACTTCTGGGGGTAGCGCATTCCAAATGCGTATCCCGCGGATAAGAAAAGAGTTCTCAAATATCCGACAATTAGATCTAGGCAGGCGTAAATAATCCTCCCTTACATCACCCCTCCGCAAAGctacatatataaaaagatTAGAcactaattttaattcaagtaCTTAgtttgtgaaaaataattctgatgGGTTTAGTTTGTTCTAcactgttttaaaaatatcaaaattgatTTGGAAggttctaaaaaatatttaactcgGGCAACGCCGGGTTCCGAAGCTagtatcatttaaattaaaaatgaaaatgaatatttttactaaCATGAATTTTGACAACAATTCTCTTTGTTCTCATAAATGGAATCTTCAATCAGTCCTTCCCTACCGTCTCGAAGAATCGCTCGTCGAATAATAGTTTCTTTATCACCTGAAAATAAGATATGTGtaattttgcacgcctcatagcgcgaagcgcgtgaggttgtgctttatactcgactcgtcaagatcaagcaattttgtgatctttaaatgcctctatcgcaaccatattacacttattcaataatataagtagatgtacaccgaaaaacacttaaattaaaccatcttttacgttctaaaatcatttcatgttgctattttgaaaaaaaaaaaacgttttgaaaaaaattttacgtggacgtccggatgtcaccccattttggatgtaccaacgattactcccgaacaaattgatatttcaagaccggaccttttttattagtttaagaattcgatgaactgggtccgtatttcatatcagtggcctagcttatgtattttttttttaattgaatttttattaaaattcacggaTACAaacgtacaaagccaaacgaacttttcttatttgtcacgtgaaaactatggcgccacttgatcaagctagatttttttagactgcgtgcgtatatgacaagaaaaaagggcgccgatatttaaaaaaaaaaataaaaaatactctgtaagaaattacttaattataatttttttttttaatcaattacacaattaatttttttcttaaaaaatgattgagcgttatgaggcgtgcacttttggattctccaaactttttaataattattttacttttttgttaCACTATTATTTGCAGCAACAAACCTAAGAGAggatagaaataataattttcgtcTCAGTGGACATCGTCGTAATCATTTAGGCATGGATGGTGTTGGTAATCATCACATATCATTTCACATATACCACATGTAAAAACAACACGTACTTCCTACATTACAATAAAAACCGTTTAGATTCTTTTACTACGTTTATATAtcatatttgttaataataatggatATTTACCTCAAAACTCATTGTGAATAGTTTTAATATTCACACCGCACTTAATATAATAACTGGCaactttgaataaaattgtatgtgctatttttaagtatttgtttttatttatttttacactcgctattttttttttatatcatcacAAAGTAACAGCTGATTGTTGTTGTTTTATAAAGATCGATTACTATTGATTATCGATATCACTGTTCGAGTTACGCTGAcgcttatttattatttatcaccCGTTAAAAAAGCTAAACTATGTTTAGTTTTTTCGCTACAATTTTTCTTAGATGGCGCAGTGTTAAATTCTCATCACGTGACCAAATTTTACGCTAGAAACTAGCGTCAAGCGTCAGCATGAAAAAGCACCTTAAGTCGGAGCTCGAATACTATTCTGATTCTTCACTAGAATTTACTAAGTCCGACTCACAGCAGTAGAAGTGGCGGGGGCGGCTCTCCCTACCTCTCCATACTCTCCATACTCTCCATACCATCCGAGTATTCCGCTGTACTGGCCTTTTGGCAACGTTGATTGGTCCTTCTCCTTCCTTCTGGGTCCTAGCTGTACTCCTACTCAGGTACTCGTCCTTTCCAGCCGTTGTTGAACTACCTGGGCTCGCCAGCAGAGTTTGTCCGAAGTTTCATCATCCCTGGGAATTTACCGGACTGAGTGGTTGAGCTGGAGTCGTCATAAATGAGGGTCACTAATCGGCTCAGACTATcttctcttattttttttatacaatattttatattccTTAAGggatgaaaatatattttctaatatttctataattacttATGTCGAGAGCAATTAGgtagtaaatttatatatttatggctTAATCctcttttctattttttattattactagttTATTGTGCTGAATTTTCGGGgagtaaaaatacattttaacaaTAACCTTTTTCACTAATAACTAAAGGTCTAGACCTAGGTTGTGGGGTTTTCccaaaagttttattataattgtaaaaataaatttaatgttgtTTCGCGCTATCAAAGGGGTATCATCAGTGCTCGCGTGGCAGCGCCAGTCGCGATTCAACTAAACCGTGATGACATCACACCGAGGctaaatttaaacattttgcCATCTTTGGATAAAAGAGATAAAAGATAGAGTTTTGCCATGCgggattaatttaaatattattaataacttaaattagttggattaaaaaatgtattttagcattaaataaaattttataccgcatttaaaaattggcctttaacccttcagcactCTCGCAAAATGATTTACTATCATTACTCGCGCGATGAGAAAAACTCTCACGCCTTTTGTGGGAGCGCACGCATGCTTATAGcccctttaatttaaaaaatctcaaacaagataaattttttaaaacaaaaaaaattgacttatttaaaaataataattaataataatacatccaAACATAAATGCACTCTTACGGAAACCTCCGCTGTACCTATCAgacccgattttttaaattctgaccCCCCTACTTTACTATTGCGATGAGAAAATATCTCacagagttaataaaatttattttatttttttatagtatagaacaattaaaataataatattgcagtctgaaataatattaattttttggcagatagaaaaaaaatcatatagtcattccatttgaaatttgaaagaaaatttgagttattGATGAGCGTGAGAGAAAATCTCATAGCGAGAGTACTGAAGGgttaatgattattaaatttaattcgaTTATAATCTTTTCACTAATGTTGAATATAATCAGACAATTTTCTTTctgattaatatttaaaatttgcattgttatttaattagcTACGTTCaggattattaaaattattaagtgcCAGTTTTTCTaaggatatatttttttatatttcgtCTATGAATCTAAACACTGCCTTAAGATCACGCTTAAGGTGGACTTACATCTACGTCCGgattatagttcacaaaatctATTGTTGCATTGATAAACATTTACACTACCTACTAATTATACACGTTTTAAGACAAGTTTATAGACGTTTACActgtatatttttagttaattgtgataaatattatttattttataaaataatttcaacgatgagcattaataattcatttaacaGACATGTAAgtgttttattttcattatcaaaatttctcaaggTTATGTTATCacgtttaatttttctaatgagatttatattttttctctaactaaatttttttttcagggtAATAGTATGACAGAAATTTCTAATGCTTTTGAAGCTGTAAAAATATCAGCATTAAAAAAGGCTGTTAAAATCTCCGAATCAGTAAACAATGTGACAATTGGTCCTAATGCTGTTACAGAATCAATACGCaaagaaaatttagaaaacaTTTCgaataactttaataatattataaatgattcaaaatcAACAGAAAAATCGCCTGCTTCA
It encodes:
- the LOC123264644 gene encoding sin3 histone deacetylase corepressor complex component SDS3 isoform X2 produces the protein MSYQGSPFSVVYGPDDYDLDDDNEHYMDDDRNVDDPDESDEDTEEASEPEMGKSEEMTEIKEQVYQDKLGSLKKQLQQLNDGSHPEFIRKLKRLESQYQERIRLNIIHREYLIEWAERDYVAEKKAACKEFEDKKIDLKENLLTDMEEKKKMIESDRQTMELTGDSTEIKPVMTRKLRRRPNDPVPEKVEKRRKPPPAQLNYLLDEKEIENDLKAISRGKVTPTVRKQVVIPHFINPVNISTSHVPPSTEANLVETRIEDGKLWYERRWYHRGQPVYVEGMEMSRFGANIAAIGTEVIWVKKVSDGTKVRICISQLSRGRVSLKRRAS
- the LOC123264644 gene encoding sin3 histone deacetylase corepressor complex component SDS3 isoform X3 encodes the protein MLEKMSYQGSPFSVVYGPDDYDLDDDNEHYMDDDRNVDDPDESDEDTEEASEPEMGKSEEMTEIKEQVYQDKLGSLKKQLQQLNDGSHPEFIRKLKRLESQYQERIRLNIIHREYLIEWAERDYVAEKKAACKEFEDKKIDLKENLLTDMEEKKKMIESDRQTMELTGDSTEIKPVMTRKLRRRPNDPVPEKVEKRRKPPPAQLNYLLDEKEIENDLKAISRGKVTPTVRKQEANLVETRIEDGKLWYERRWYHRGQPVYVEGMEMSRFGANIAAIGTEVIWVKKVSDGTKVRICISQLSRGRVSLKRRAS
- the LOC123264644 gene encoding sin3 histone deacetylase corepressor complex component SDS3 isoform X1: MLEKMSYQGSPFSVVYGPDDYDLDDDNEHYMDDDRNVDDPDESDEDTEEASEPEMGKSEEMTEIKEQVYQDKLGSLKKQLQQLNDGSHPEFIRKLKRLESQYQERIRLNIIHREYLIEWAERDYVAEKKAACKEFEDKKIDLKENLLTDMEEKKKMIESDRQTMELTGDSTEIKPVMTRKLRRRPNDPVPEKVEKRRKPPPAQLNYLLDEKEIENDLKAISRGKVTPTVRKQVVIPHFINPVNISTSHVPPSTEANLVETRIEDGKLWYERRWYHRGQPVYVEGMEMSRFGANIAAIGTEVIWVKKVSDGTKVRICISQLSRGRVSLKRRAS
- the LOC123265408 gene encoding E3 ubiquitin-protein ligase MARCHF3-like; amino-acid sequence: ISLIVYLVGINIMEDTISITLDCIVDKVSNNLENKIEKINQCVSISIDDNSLEEKSCRICYDLTLLPIIYPCRCKGTMGAIHLSCLERWLEESNRNSCELCGYQFDIERTPRYSALHSIIIWMCTKQEEQQLFVRNIRVDLIRCMIATPLTLGSTYVCIVAADFYSTNNYDNFPPARWTTYSLVAMMILVVFSYFAWIYMALQYHQRVWFYWWQKTSVVKLKHHHTSMEDVNKNLTMYRSRMSHGILPV
- the LOC123264656 gene encoding INO80 complex subunit E, translating into MLEGWYCRSIANNNAEAEDDEEDSPEEEVPNYKDQYRNLKRKLKFLIYENECFQEALRSTQRKLLKVNRDKSFLLDRLLQYEKVDASFSESDETESSDDDMSRLETLNKKKKVEINFNNHTPHGLSPVKPSSTTKKKKPTPKSALKPQNNPSVQTNSNNVMSMVSMISDGHMTPEEVERHLESRQTYLELVPEKAPPTVPTEMFSNDPSLDSESNEIGELETSPSNMGEDCLSVDMMAE
- the LOC123264649 gene encoding protein ALP1-like, with protein sequence MTSISYHYLVGVTSTANIIAETCQVIWDCLQPKVLPYPLTTRDWLKIAGDFDKNWQFPHCIGAIDGKHIQIQCPDNAGSLYFNYKKTHSIVLLGICDANYSFLFVDIGAYGRRSDGGIFRDSPMGQKFEKHEMNVPDAELLKVDGMPLPYVLVGDEAFQLTDYLLRPYPGRGGLNKDKTIFNYRLSRARRTIENSFGLLVSLWRILKKPIEATVDNTTHIVKAIICLHNWLRKRDEDNNYIQENMVDCHGENGFVPGLWRDEVGNHSALQDARIHGNNFSSRAAVTIRNEFCDYFNAEGAVPWQYD